The Herbaspirillum sp. RTI4 genome has a segment encoding these proteins:
- a CDS encoding DUF4148 domain-containing protein, with protein MNVKNLIVATTIAIAAGSAFAGTAVTQGEVGFNDATYPVIAQTATPLTREQVQAELSTARADGELAYTNASYPIQTQAVAPLTRAEVKAELKESQQHSANNGYADSIYQGA; from the coding sequence ATGAACGTCAAAAATTTAATCGTTGCTACTACTATTGCTATTGCTGCCGGTTCCGCTTTTGCTGGCACTGCTGTTACTCAGGGCGAGGTTGGCTTCAATGATGCTACTTATCCTGTGATCGCACAGACAGCCACACCGTTGACCCGCGAACAAGTCCAGGCAGAGCTGTCGACTGCCCGTGCTGATGGCGAATTGGCTTACACCAATGCAAGCTATCCGATTCAAACTCAAGCCGTCGCGCCGCTGACACGCGCTGAAGTCAAGGCTGAGCTGAAAGAGTCACAGCAACACAGCGCTAACAATGGCTATGCTGACAGTATCTATCAGGGCGCTTGA
- a CDS encoding YicC/YloC family endoribonuclease codes for MTGYAVTARDTAAGAITVELKSVNSRFLDLQFRINDDLRSIEPAFRDAITARVVRGKVECRLSFGRKSSGNGQAINAALLDSLSDLQQQVLAKFSEAMPLSVNELLRWPGLIEEAHISQDSLQADLLSTLQASLDAFIDSRAREGAALKAVLLSRVDAMEAIVLRINPLVPQLVAQFQHKATERLQEALGLALHGKSAGNPTLSREETLERIRQEVTLYGIRIDIAEELARLSAHLSETRHILNKGGQVGKRLDFMMQELNREANTVGSKAAMKELADASMELKLLIDQMREQVQNLE; via the coding sequence ATGACGGGGTATGCAGTCACCGCCCGGGACACCGCCGCCGGCGCCATCACAGTGGAACTGAAAAGCGTCAATTCACGTTTTCTGGATCTGCAATTCAGAATCAATGACGACTTGCGTTCCATCGAACCCGCCTTCCGCGACGCCATTACCGCACGCGTGGTCAGAGGCAAGGTCGAGTGTCGGCTGAGTTTTGGCCGCAAATCCAGCGGCAACGGTCAGGCGATCAACGCCGCCCTGCTCGACTCCCTTTCCGACCTGCAACAGCAAGTCCTCGCCAAATTCAGCGAGGCAATGCCGCTTTCGGTCAATGAACTGCTGCGCTGGCCAGGCCTGATTGAAGAAGCGCACATCAGCCAGGACAGTTTGCAAGCCGACTTGCTCAGCACGCTGCAGGCCTCGCTCGACGCCTTCATCGATAGTCGCGCGCGCGAAGGTGCTGCCTTGAAAGCGGTACTGCTGAGCCGGGTCGACGCCATGGAAGCCATCGTGCTGCGCATCAACCCGCTCGTGCCGCAACTGGTGGCGCAATTCCAGCACAAGGCTACTGAACGCTTGCAGGAAGCGCTCGGTCTGGCACTGCACGGAAAATCGGCAGGCAATCCCACTCTTTCGCGCGAAGAAACGCTGGAACGGATACGCCAGGAAGTCACGCTGTACGGCATCCGTATTGATATTGCCGAAGAACTGGCGCGGCTGTCCGCCCACCTCAGCGAAACCCGCCATATCCTCAACAAGGGCGGTCAGGTCGGCAAACGACTGGATTTCATGATGCAGGAACTCAACCGCGAAGCCAACACCGTCGGCTCCAAAGCCGCCATGAAAGAACTGGCCGACGCGTCGATGGAACTCAAACTGCTGATCGACCAGATGCGCGAGCAGGTCCAAAATCTGGAATAG
- a CDS encoding D-amino acid dehydrogenase, whose translation MRILILGSGVIGVTSAYFLALAGHEVEVIDRLPGPAQEASFANAGQISPGYAAPWAAPGIPLKALKWMMQEHAPLSIVPDGTWFQLHWMWQMLRNCTGARYAVNKERMVRLAEYSRDCFKALRAETGIAYESRQQGTMQLFRTEQQFADAEKDIRVLSRFGVPYELLSADQLTAAEPALAAVKHKLTGGLRLPNDETGDCQLFTTRLEQMAKELGVRFSYDTPITRLLSDGTKITGVQCGNDDEGKGKSEVRRADAYVVALGAFSTALLKSIVSIPVYPLKGYSITVPILNDAMAPTSTILDETYKIAITRFDQRIRVGGMAEIAGFSKTLKPGKRATLEMVVNDLFPDAGDTAQASFWTGLRPMTPDGTPIVGPTTLPNLYLNTGHGTLGWTMSCGSAQLLADQISGRPSAIAADDLSVLRYL comes from the coding sequence ATGCGTATCCTTATTCTCGGCAGCGGCGTCATCGGCGTCACCAGTGCCTATTTTCTGGCGCTCGCCGGTCACGAAGTGGAGGTCATCGACCGCCTGCCCGGCCCTGCGCAGGAAGCCAGCTTCGCCAACGCCGGACAAATCTCTCCCGGCTATGCAGCGCCCTGGGCCGCCCCGGGCATTCCACTCAAGGCACTGAAGTGGATGATGCAGGAGCACGCCCCCTTATCGATCGTCCCCGACGGCACATGGTTCCAGTTGCACTGGATGTGGCAGATGCTGCGCAACTGCACCGGCGCGCGCTATGCCGTCAACAAGGAAAGAATGGTCAGGCTGGCCGAATACAGCCGCGACTGCTTCAAGGCATTGCGCGCGGAAACCGGCATTGCCTACGAAAGCCGGCAGCAAGGCACGATGCAGCTATTCCGCACCGAACAACAATTCGCCGATGCCGAAAAAGACATCCGGGTGCTGTCCCGCTTCGGCGTGCCTTACGAATTACTGAGCGCCGATCAATTGACGGCGGCGGAACCAGCGCTGGCCGCAGTCAAACACAAACTGACCGGCGGCCTGCGTTTGCCCAACGATGAAACCGGCGATTGCCAGCTATTCACCACCCGGCTGGAACAGATGGCGAAAGAACTCGGCGTGCGTTTCAGCTATGACACCCCGATCACCCGGCTGCTGAGCGACGGCACCAAGATCACCGGCGTGCAATGCGGAAACGACGACGAAGGCAAAGGCAAAAGCGAAGTCCGCCGCGCCGATGCTTACGTCGTCGCGCTGGGAGCCTTCTCGACCGCGCTGCTCAAATCGATTGTCTCCATCCCGGTCTATCCGCTCAAGGGCTACTCCATCACCGTCCCCATCCTCAACGATGCGATGGCGCCGACATCGACCATCCTCGACGAAACCTACAAAATCGCCATTACCCGCTTCGATCAGCGCATCCGGGTGGGCGGCATGGCGGAAATCGCCGGCTTCAGCAAAACACTCAAGCCGGGCAAACGGGCCACGCTGGAAATGGTGGTCAACGACTTATTCCCCGACGCGGGAGACACCGCGCAAGCCAGTTTCTGGACCGGGCTGCGCCCTATGACGCCTGACGGCACGCCCATCGTCGGGCCGACCACCCTCCCCAACCTCTATCTCAACACCGGACACGGCACGCTGGGCTGGACCATGTCGTGCGGCTCCGCGCAATTGCTGGCCGACCAGATATCCGGCCGGCCAAGCGCCATCGCGGCAGACGATCTTTCCGTACTGCGCTATCTCTGA
- a CDS encoding Lrp/AsnC ligand binding domain-containing protein, translated as MRIRKDTTRILDKLDLHILHLLQENARIPMKEIGEAVGLSITPCIERIKRMERDGMIEGYHARINPAAINAHLLVFVEITLQQKSAGMFDQFRREVLRIPEVLECHLVSGDFDYLIKARIREMAEYRQLLGDMLLALPGAAQSKSYVVMEEIKETLALPLMGR; from the coding sequence ATGCGCATACGTAAAGACACGACGCGGATTCTGGATAAGCTGGATCTGCATATCCTCCACTTGTTGCAAGAAAACGCCCGTATCCCGATGAAAGAAATCGGCGAGGCGGTCGGTCTCTCGATTACGCCCTGCATAGAACGCATCAAGCGCATGGAGCGCGACGGCATGATCGAGGGCTATCACGCACGCATCAATCCGGCGGCGATCAATGCCCATCTGTTGGTGTTTGTGGAAATTACTTTGCAACAGAAATCGGCCGGTATGTTCGATCAGTTCCGGCGCGAGGTGCTGCGCATTCCCGAGGTGCTGGAGTGCCATTTAGTATCGGGTGATTTTGATTATCTGATCAAGGCTCGCATTCGCGAAATGGCGGAATATCGTCAGCTTTTGGGAGACATGCTGCTGGCCTTGCCCGGTGCGGCGCAGTCCAAGAGTTACGTCGTGATGGAGGAAATCAAGGAAACGCTGGCGTTGCCGCTGATGGGGCGTTGA
- a CDS encoding HPP family protein → MQNYFKKMRGGSALPARPALRHVALSWLGGFLAITAVAGLTDIAHLPLVLGSFGATCVLVFGFPESPFSQPRNVIGGHFLASLVGLLFLTLFGAHWWSMALAVGTSIALMQLTRTVHPPAGSNPVIVMLAAPAWGFLLMPTLIGAVVIVLVAVIFNNLPQERSYPKYWL, encoded by the coding sequence ATGCAAAACTATTTTAAGAAAATGCGTGGCGGTAGTGCGCTTCCTGCCCGGCCTGCATTGAGGCATGTGGCGCTGTCCTGGCTGGGCGGATTTCTGGCCATTACCGCCGTAGCGGGACTGACCGATATCGCTCATCTACCGCTGGTACTGGGTTCTTTCGGCGCGACTTGCGTGCTGGTATTTGGCTTTCCCGAGAGTCCGTTTTCGCAGCCACGCAATGTGATCGGCGGACATTTTCTCGCTTCGCTGGTGGGGCTGCTATTTTTGACGCTTTTCGGCGCGCATTGGTGGAGCATGGCGCTGGCGGTGGGCACCAGCATTGCTTTGATGCAATTGACGCGCACAGTGCATCCTCCTGCCGGCTCCAATCCTGTGATCGTGATGCTGGCCGCGCCAGCCTGGGGATTTTTGCTGATGCCGACCTTGATTGGTGCGGTCGTCATCGTGCTGGTGGCGGTGATTTTCAATAACCTGCCGCAAGAGCGGAGTTATCCGAAATACTGGTTGTAA
- a CDS encoding acyl-CoA thioesterase codes for MNNMPSHQLTMTVLMTPDMANFAGNVHGGTILKLLDQVAFACASRYAAQYVVTLSVDQVTFRQPIHVGELVSFLASVNHTGTSSMEIGIKVVAEHIRTQVVRHVNSCFFTMVAVDDGRRPVPVPPLVPVTAEDQRRFDAAILRKKLRHELAERFAAEGLSGHKQ; via the coding sequence ATGAACAATATGCCATCGCATCAGCTGACGATGACCGTCCTGATGACTCCCGACATGGCAAATTTTGCCGGTAATGTCCACGGCGGCACGATCCTGAAGCTGCTCGATCAGGTAGCCTTTGCCTGCGCCAGTCGCTATGCCGCGCAGTATGTCGTGACCTTGAGTGTTGATCAGGTGACTTTCCGTCAGCCTATCCATGTGGGTGAGCTGGTCAGTTTTCTGGCCAGCGTCAATCACACCGGGACATCGTCGATGGAAATTGGCATCAAGGTGGTTGCTGAACATATTCGCACCCAGGTCGTGAGGCACGTCAATAGCTGCTTTTTCACCATGGTGGCAGTCGATGATGGCCGTCGCCCTGTTCCTGTACCGCCATTAGTGCCGGTGACAGCGGAAGATCAACGGCGTTTCGATGCGGCTATCTTGCGCAAAAAATTACGCCATGAATTGGCAGAACGTTTTGCCGCAGAGGGTCTCAGCGGGCATAAACAGTAG
- a CDS encoding M15 family metallopeptidase has translation MQTNGVLAAGAPLPPHRLRKVSFSYKDFYGRTHDDGVLIVLDVVAPAVEAIVTQLYARGLPLEQAHPMESFDGDDTISMAANNSSAFNARPITGGSSWSKHAYGVAIDINPLQNPYVTTDSSGAAKVLPPDAVGYLKRTPVRPGMAESIVDIFAEQGFLIWGGDWRQPRDYQHFEIGSRAWIAELIAMKQDAAARAFAAYARSYRDCWQQSKLTAAEQRRTACVSRIKQ, from the coding sequence ATGCAAACAAACGGCGTGCTTGCCGCTGGCGCCCCATTGCCGCCGCATCGATTGCGCAAAGTCAGTTTTTCATACAAGGATTTTTACGGCCGCACACACGACGACGGCGTCCTGATCGTTCTCGACGTCGTCGCACCGGCGGTCGAAGCGATCGTCACCCAGCTCTATGCCCGCGGCCTGCCGCTGGAACAAGCGCACCCGATGGAATCATTTGATGGTGACGATACAATATCGATGGCAGCCAACAATAGCTCGGCCTTCAATGCGCGTCCGATCACGGGTGGCAGTAGCTGGTCGAAACATGCCTATGGCGTCGCCATTGACATCAACCCCCTGCAAAACCCCTATGTCACGACGGACAGCTCCGGCGCCGCGAAAGTGCTTCCGCCGGATGCGGTCGGATATCTGAAACGCACACCGGTCCGACCAGGAATGGCGGAATCCATAGTCGACATTTTTGCGGAACAGGGATTTTTAATCTGGGGTGGCGATTGGCGGCAACCGCGCGATTACCAGCATTTTGAAATTGGCAGCCGGGCCTGGATAGCCGAACTGATCGCCATGAAGCAAGACGCAGCCGCGCGCGCGTTCGCTGCATATGCCAGAAGTTATCGGGATTGCTGGCAGCAGAGCAAGCTGACCGCAGCAGAACAGCGGCGCACCGCTTGTGTGTCACGCATCAAACAATAG
- a CDS encoding branched-chain amino acid ABC transporter substrate-binding protein, whose translation MNSFNKLKVNKLNRIALAVGIAAAMMGNAHAETVKIAIAGPMTGAVAQYGDMVKAGALTAIEQINAAGGANGNKLEAVIMDDACEPKQAVAVANKIVSQGIKFVIGHVCSGSTIPASDIYENEGVVMITPSATAPQLTEAKPHHFIFRTIGRDDQQGPVAAQYIIDKLKAKKVAVLHDKQSYGQGVASSVKKALDAAKIPVVMFEGVNAGDSDYSAVVTKLKSQGVDVVYFGGYHPEMGLIMRQAREQGVKAVFMGPEGVGNKDITAIAGAASEGMLTTLPADFSADPANAAIVKAFAAQKRDPVGPFQMPAYAGVQIIAEAIAGTKSTDTTKVAAYIHSHQFKTPIGLLDYDKKGDLKNFKFVVFTWHKDASKTEAK comes from the coding sequence ATGAATTCATTCAATAAGCTCAAGGTCAACAAACTGAACCGTATCGCACTGGCCGTCGGCATCGCGGCGGCAATGATGGGCAATGCCCACGCTGAGACAGTGAAAATTGCGATTGCAGGGCCAATGACGGGTGCGGTCGCCCAGTACGGCGACATGGTCAAAGCCGGTGCGCTGACCGCGATTGAACAAATCAACGCCGCCGGCGGCGCGAACGGCAACAAGCTGGAAGCGGTCATCATGGACGACGCCTGCGAACCGAAGCAGGCCGTTGCCGTCGCCAACAAAATAGTCAGTCAGGGCATCAAATTCGTCATCGGCCATGTCTGCTCCGGTTCGACGATTCCGGCTTCCGATATTTATGAAAACGAAGGCGTGGTGATGATCACGCCGTCTGCCACTGCACCGCAGCTGACAGAAGCCAAGCCGCATCATTTCATTTTCCGCACCATCGGCCGCGACGACCAGCAAGGCCCGGTTGCCGCCCAGTACATCATCGACAAGCTCAAGGCGAAGAAAGTCGCCGTTCTGCACGACAAGCAGTCGTACGGGCAGGGCGTTGCCAGTTCCGTGAAAAAAGCCCTCGATGCGGCCAAGATTCCGGTGGTCATGTTTGAAGGCGTCAATGCTGGCGACAGCGATTATTCCGCGGTTGTGACCAAGCTGAAATCGCAGGGCGTGGATGTGGTTTATTTCGGCGGCTATCACCCTGAAATGGGCCTGATCATGCGCCAGGCGCGCGAGCAGGGCGTCAAGGCGGTATTCATGGGGCCGGAAGGCGTGGGCAACAAGGACATCACCGCCATTGCCGGTGCGGCGTCCGAAGGCATGCTGACGACCTTGCCGGCCGATTTTTCGGCAGACCCGGCCAATGCGGCCATCGTCAAGGCCTTCGCTGCCCAGAAGCGCGATCCGGTCGGCCCGTTCCAGATGCCAGCGTATGCCGGTGTGCAAATCATTGCTGAAGCTATCGCCGGCACCAAGTCGACCGATACCACCAAGGTGGCTGCCTATATCCACTCGCATCAATTCAAGACACCGATCGGTTTGCTTGACTATGACAAAAAAGGCGATCTGAAAAACTTCAAGTTCGTGGTGTTCACCTGGCACAAGGACGCCAGCAAGACGGAAGCGAAATAA
- the livH gene encoding high-affinity branched-chain amino acid ABC transporter permease LivH, protein MNELLPQLTQQLVNGLSLGAIYALIAIGYTMVYGIIGMINFAHGEIYMIGAYVGLVTMTAIGVQAGYPLPLVLAAALIMSVIVTGLYGWTVERVAYRPLRGGPRLVPLISAIGMSIFLQNFVQLGQGSRDMSVPMLISGAIEFQMGSSGFSVTIPYSRLLIVGVTLMLMIVLTLFIGRSRMGRACRACAEDMGMANLLGIDTNKVISFTFVLGAMLAAVGGVLIALTIGKLNPYIGFIAGIKAFTAAVLGGIGSIPGAMLGGVLLGLAETFAAGFLPSEYKDVVSFALLILILLFRPTGLLGKPDVEKV, encoded by the coding sequence ATGAATGAATTGCTTCCCCAACTGACGCAGCAATTGGTGAATGGCCTGAGTCTGGGCGCCATTTACGCATTGATTGCGATCGGTTACACGATGGTCTACGGCATCATCGGCATGATTAATTTCGCGCACGGCGAAATTTACATGATCGGCGCTTATGTCGGACTGGTCACCATGACCGCGATCGGCGTGCAGGCCGGCTATCCTTTGCCGCTGGTGCTGGCGGCGGCGCTGATTATGTCCGTGATCGTAACCGGTTTGTACGGCTGGACCGTGGAGCGCGTGGCTTACCGCCCCTTGCGCGGCGGACCGCGGCTAGTGCCGCTGATCTCCGCGATCGGTATGTCGATTTTCCTGCAAAACTTCGTTCAGCTCGGACAAGGTTCGCGCGACATGTCGGTACCGATGCTGATTTCCGGTGCCATCGAATTTCAGATGGGCTCCTCCGGCTTTTCCGTCACGATCCCCTATTCACGTCTGCTCATCGTCGGCGTCACCCTGATGCTGATGATCGTGCTGACCCTGTTTATCGGTCGTTCCCGGATGGGGCGCGCCTGCCGTGCCTGCGCCGAAGACATGGGCATGGCCAATTTGCTGGGTATTGATACCAACAAGGTGATTTCCTTCACCTTCGTTCTCGGCGCGATGCTGGCGGCGGTGGGCGGGGTGCTGATCGCGCTGACTATCGGCAAGCTCAATCCCTACATCGGCTTTATCGCCGGGATCAAGGCCTTTACTGCGGCGGTGCTGGGCGGTATTGGCAGCATTCCCGGGGCCATGCTGGGCGGTGTTCTGCTGGGTCTGGCAGAAACTTTTGCGGCCGGATTTCTCCCCTCCGAATACAAGGACGTCGTTTCATTCGCCTTGCTGATCCTCATCCTGCTGTTTCGCCCGACCGGTTTGCTGGGCAAACCCGACGTGGAAAAAGTCTGA
- a CDS encoding high-affinity branched-chain amino acid ABC transporter permease LivM, producing the protein MPINLKNAVVAAILTAILTIPMLGLRLQLDGYHVVLEAHWTPVLLAVLAVFLFQLIKPALKKSTSGIRLPSLPRLQPQHQRHVALLLLVVALVWPFFGSRGYVDIATLALIYVILGLGLNIVVGYAGLLDLGYVGFYAVGGYTYALLNQYFGLTFWECLPIAAGMSALFGFLLGFPVLRLRGDYLAIVTLGFGEIIRLLLNNLTSLTGGPDGISSIPKPSVFGIEMARMPSVEGTTTFHDLLGLPYQGGDMVIYLYLIALLLVLFSYFVTGRLIRMPMGRAWEAMRDDEIACRSLGINPTKVKLSAFTLGAAFAGLAGAFFAARQGLVNPESFTFIESALILAVVVLGGMGSQLGVVLAAILLTVLPELARGFAEYRMLIFGLVMVLMMMWRPQGLLPAVRPHVELPQ; encoded by the coding sequence ATGCCTATTAATTTGAAAAACGCTGTGGTGGCAGCGATTCTGACCGCCATCCTGACGATCCCCATGCTCGGCCTGCGCCTGCAACTGGACGGTTACCATGTGGTGCTGGAAGCGCACTGGACGCCGGTACTGTTGGCCGTTCTGGCCGTATTTTTATTTCAACTGATCAAGCCGGCGCTGAAGAAATCCACCTCCGGGATACGGTTGCCCTCGCTGCCGCGCTTGCAGCCGCAGCATCAGCGCCATGTGGCCTTGCTGCTGCTGGTGGTGGCACTGGTCTGGCCGTTTTTCGGTTCGCGCGGCTATGTCGATATTGCCACGCTGGCGCTGATCTACGTGATCCTGGGACTGGGACTCAATATCGTGGTGGGCTATGCCGGTCTGCTCGATCTCGGCTATGTCGGATTTTATGCCGTGGGCGGTTATACCTATGCCTTGCTCAACCAGTATTTCGGTCTGACGTTCTGGGAGTGCCTGCCAATTGCCGCCGGCATGTCGGCGCTGTTTGGGTTTTTGCTGGGGTTTCCGGTCTTGCGCCTGCGCGGCGATTACCTCGCCATCGTCACGCTGGGATTTGGTGAAATCATCCGTTTGCTGCTCAATAACCTGACCAGTCTGACCGGCGGCCCCGATGGTATTTCCAGCATCCCCAAACCCAGCGTGTTCGGTATTGAAATGGCGCGCATGCCGAGCGTGGAAGGTACAACCACTTTCCATGACTTGCTGGGGCTGCCTTATCAGGGCGGCGATATGGTGATCTACTTGTACCTGATTGCTTTGTTGCTGGTGCTGTTTAGCTATTTCGTCACCGGTCGTCTGATTCGTATGCCGATGGGCCGCGCCTGGGAAGCCATGCGCGATGATGAAATTGCCTGCCGTTCGTTGGGAATCAATCCGACCAAGGTGAAGTTGTCGGCATTTACGCTGGGCGCAGCGTTCGCCGGGCTGGCGGGGGCCTTTTTCGCGGCGCGTCAGGGTCTAGTCAATCCCGAATCGTTCACCTTCATCGAATCGGCGCTGATACTGGCCGTGGTGGTACTGGGCGGCATGGGATCGCAACTCGGCGTAGTGCTCGCGGCCATACTGCTGACGGTGTTGCCGGAACTGGCACGCGGTTTTGCTGAGTACCGGATGCTGATCTTCGGACTGGTGATGGTGCTGATGATGATGTGGCGGCCGCAGGGCTTGCTGCCAGCGGTACGGCCGCATGTGGAGTTGCCGCAATGA
- the livG gene encoding high-affinity branched-chain amino acid ABC transporter ATP-binding protein LivG: MSAAPLLEVRDLAMRFGGLLAVDGVSFDVLPSEVFAIIGPNGAGKTTVFNCISGFYQPVAGTIQLDGISIAGQSSHQVARHGLVRTFQNIRLFKTLTVVENLLVAQHNQLDNNILSGLLKLPRYRRSEKAALERAAYWLDSLGLTALANRDAGTLSYGMQRRVEIARCMITQPRLLLLDEPAAGLNPQEKQELQQLIHRLRSEHGIAVLLIEHDMSLVMGISDRILVMEHGLPVVIGTPDVVRNDERVIKAYLGDE; encoded by the coding sequence ATGAGCGCCGCGCCATTACTGGAAGTGCGCGATCTGGCCATGCGTTTCGGTGGTCTGCTGGCGGTGGACGGTGTCTCGTTCGATGTGCTGCCGTCGGAAGTCTTCGCCATCATCGGCCCCAACGGAGCCGGCAAGACCACGGTTTTTAATTGCATTAGCGGGTTTTACCAGCCGGTTGCCGGCACGATACAGCTCGACGGCATATCGATTGCCGGACAGTCCAGTCATCAGGTGGCAAGACATGGGCTGGTGCGCACGTTTCAGAATATTCGTTTGTTCAAGACGCTGACCGTGGTCGAAAACCTGCTGGTCGCGCAGCACAATCAATTGGATAACAATATTTTGTCGGGCTTGTTGAAACTGCCGCGCTATCGTCGTTCGGAAAAAGCGGCGCTGGAGCGGGCGGCCTACTGGCTCGATTCTCTGGGCCTGACGGCGCTGGCCAATCGCGATGCGGGAACCTTGTCTTACGGTATGCAAAGACGGGTGGAAATTGCCCGTTGCATGATTACTCAGCCGCGTTTGTTGCTGCTAGACGAACCGGCGGCCGGATTGAATCCGCAGGAAAAACAGGAACTCCAGCAATTGATCCATCGTTTGCGCAGTGAGCACGGCATTGCCGTCCTCCTGATCGAGCATGACATGAGTCTGGTGATGGGGATTTCCGATCGTATTCTGGTAATGGAACATGGACTCCCTGTCGTGATCGGTACGCCTGACGTAGTGCGCAATGATGAACGGGTGATCAAAGCCTATCTGGGGGACGAATGA
- a CDS encoding ABC transporter ATP-binding protein has product MLSFENVSTSYGAVEALHGISLHVNQGEIVTLIGANGAGKTTLLMTLCGKPRASSGSIVFEGRDITQDATHDIMRRGLAISPEGRRVFPSLTVLENLQMGAFFADRQAIEEGVEHVFTLFPRLRERLAQRAGTMSGGEQQMLAIGRALMSKPRLLLLDEPTLGLAPLVIAQIFDIIRMIRDQGVTVFLVEQNANKALGVADRGYVLENGVVVMSDTGAALMANPAVRQAYLGHG; this is encoded by the coding sequence ATGCTGTCGTTTGAGAATGTCAGTACCAGCTATGGGGCGGTGGAAGCCTTGCATGGCATTTCGCTGCACGTCAATCAGGGCGAAATCGTCACCCTGATCGGAGCGAACGGGGCGGGCAAGACGACCTTGCTGATGACCTTGTGCGGCAAACCGCGAGCCAGCAGCGGCAGCATTGTTTTTGAAGGACGCGATATTACGCAGGATGCGACCCACGACATCATGCGCCGGGGTCTGGCGATTTCTCCTGAGGGGCGGCGCGTATTTCCCAGTCTGACCGTGCTGGAAAATCTGCAAATGGGCGCGTTTTTCGCCGACCGGCAAGCGATAGAAGAAGGTGTCGAGCATGTATTCACCTTGTTTCCACGGCTGCGGGAACGACTTGCTCAGCGCGCCGGCACCATGTCCGGCGGCGAGCAGCAAATGCTGGCGATCGGCCGGGCGCTGATGAGCAAGCCGCGCCTGCTGTTGCTGGACGAACCTACGCTGGGACTGGCACCGTTGGTGATCGCGCAGATTTTCGACATCATCCGCATGATTCGCGATCAAGGCGTGACGGTCTTTCTGGTCGAGCAAAATGCCAACAAGGCATTGGGTGTGGCCGATCGCGGGTATGTGCTGGAAAACGGGGTGGTGGTGATGTCGGATACGGGCGCTGCGCTGATGGCCAATCCTGCGGTGCGTCAGGCGTATCTGGGACACGGTTGA